The Methyloferula stellata AR4 genome includes a window with the following:
- a CDS encoding carboxymuconolactone decarboxylase family protein, which yields MSRIEIPATVEAAPAKSQAMLEAVKKMLGSVPNLFRLVSVSPAALEGYLGLFGALNKGALPAPTRERIALAIAEINGCDYCLSAHTYLGKNLAKLDDAEITANRSGFSNDPKADAAVRFAVKVAKAHGHVSDEDVQAVKGAGYDDAQVIEIVQHVALNVWTNYVNEVAKTDIDFPVITARKAA from the coding sequence ATGTCACGTATCGAAATCCCTGCCACCGTCGAGGCCGCCCCGGCCAAGTCCCAGGCGATGCTGGAGGCCGTGAAGAAAATGCTCGGCAGCGTGCCGAATCTATTTCGCCTTGTATCGGTGAGCCCCGCCGCGCTCGAAGGCTATCTCGGCCTCTTCGGCGCATTGAACAAAGGCGCCTTGCCCGCGCCGACGCGCGAGCGCATCGCGCTCGCAATCGCCGAGATCAATGGCTGCGACTATTGCCTGTCGGCCCACACCTATCTCGGCAAGAACCTCGCGAAGCTTGACGATGCCGAGATCACCGCCAATCGCAGCGGTTTTTCCAATGATCCGAAAGCCGATGCGGCCGTGCGTTTCGCGGTCAAGGTCGCGAAGGCACATGGTCACGTCAGCGACGAAGACGTCCAAGCCGTCAAGGGCGCGGGCTATGACGACGCGCAAGTGATCGAGATCGTGCAGCACGTCGCCCTGAACGTCTGGACCAATTATGTCAACGAGGTCGCCAAGACCGATATCGATTTCCCGGTCATCACCGCGCGTAAGGCCGCGTGA
- a CDS encoding LysR family transcriptional regulator produces the protein MDRFEAMSLLVAAVEAGSLSAAGRRLGMPLATISRKVSDLEAHLKTKLLTRTTRQLSLTDAGRSYVAACKRILEEVDEAERAATGEYSAPKGDLIITAPIVFGRLHVLPVVSEFLSAYPEINVRLVLADHLVQLLEDHIDLAVRIAPLPDSGLLATRIGFIRHIICASPAYLAERGTPKTPADLTRHDCVTREGLASSIWTFGSGKSEIAIQTRPRLSINTGEAAIDAAIAGIGLTRVLSYQAAQAIAAGELVVVLKGFEPEPRPVSLVYAAQGLLPLKLRAFLDFAVPRLKTRLPPAA, from the coding sequence ATGGATCGGTTCGAGGCCATGTCCCTCCTTGTGGCGGCGGTCGAGGCGGGCAGCCTCTCGGCAGCCGGCCGGCGCCTCGGCATGCCGCTCGCGACCATCAGCCGGAAAGTGTCGGACCTTGAGGCGCATCTCAAAACGAAGCTGCTGACGCGCACGACGCGGCAGCTCAGCCTTACCGATGCGGGACGCTCTTATGTCGCGGCCTGCAAGCGCATTCTTGAGGAGGTGGACGAAGCCGAACGTGCTGCGACCGGCGAATATAGCGCGCCGAAGGGCGACCTCATCATAACGGCGCCGATCGTGTTCGGGCGGCTCCACGTCTTGCCGGTCGTTTCGGAATTTCTCAGTGCCTATCCCGAGATCAATGTCAGGCTGGTCCTGGCCGATCATCTGGTTCAGCTTCTGGAAGATCATATCGATCTCGCCGTCAGGATCGCTCCGCTTCCAGACAGCGGCCTTCTCGCAACGCGGATCGGCTTCATCCGGCATATCATCTGCGCGAGCCCCGCCTATCTCGCAGAGCGGGGTACGCCCAAAACGCCGGCCGACCTCACGCGTCACGATTGCGTGACCCGTGAAGGTTTGGCGTCATCCATCTGGACGTTCGGTTCGGGCAAATCCGAAATCGCGATCCAAACCCGTCCCCGATTGAGCATCAATACCGGCGAGGCGGCCATAGATGCGGCCATTGCAGGTATCGGCCTGACGCGTGTCCTCTCCTATCAGGCGGCGCAAGCGATCGCGGCCGGCGAACTCGTCGTCGTACTCAAAGGTTTCGAGCCCGAACCGCGGCCGGTCAGTCTCGTCTACGCGGCGCAGGGCCTTCTGCCGTTGAAACTACGCGCATTCCTCGATTTTGCCGTGCCGCGTCTCAAAACAAGACTGCCACCGGCAGCTTGA
- a CDS encoding CYTH and CHAD domain-containing protein — MDAISHQSSDALERELKFALEPGDAARLKAHPLLASIKPDVKPFVSTYFDTPDHVLSKARFSLRLRAFKDHTVQTLKFPDGRSDGLFARGEYETEVAGDTPDLDHLRLHCPPSLYEKLQFPLVPVFRVEVQRTEWLARWEESTLSVALDEGLIKTESRGEPIEEIEIELGRGRIEDAFGLARQLAATVPLRLEVMTKAARGYHLIEGDGPQIEKAGAIKLDRKASAATGFQTVASLCIHHFAANERVFLATGMPEALHQMRVAIRRLRSLMSFFDDMLPAEEIGPLRVEIGRLFKSLGTARDLDVLLAALRTDEGLHASAAILTQIQQERDAAYERLMALLRSQPFCLTMLDLLNFVECGSWMKAGRKTRGAEKLSSHAALILKRQRKKMRKFNAASHLEAEKRHKLRIQAKKLRYACEFFGDLFNGPKARHRKRDMSKLTEDLQDALGQLNDRVFMQQKLAQWTGVTHDPDAARLAEAEASEGDLIKTAETAQTQLLKQKRFWS, encoded by the coding sequence ATGGACGCCATTTCGCATCAGAGTTCCGATGCATTGGAACGCGAATTGAAATTTGCCTTGGAGCCCGGCGACGCCGCGCGGCTCAAGGCGCATCCCTTGCTGGCTTCGATCAAGCCTGACGTCAAACCCTTCGTTTCAACCTATTTCGACACGCCAGATCATGTACTTAGCAAAGCCCGATTTTCGCTGCGCCTGCGCGCTTTCAAAGATCATACGGTCCAGACGCTGAAATTTCCGGACGGGCGCTCGGACGGATTGTTCGCGCGCGGCGAATATGAAACCGAGGTTGCAGGCGATACGCCCGACCTCGATCATCTGCGCCTGCATTGCCCGCCGAGCCTATATGAAAAGCTTCAATTCCCTCTGGTGCCTGTCTTCCGCGTCGAAGTGCAAAGAACAGAATGGCTCGCCCGATGGGAAGAGAGCACGCTGAGCGTCGCGCTCGACGAAGGTTTGATCAAGACCGAGTCCCGTGGCGAGCCCATCGAAGAGATCGAAATCGAATTGGGGCGCGGCCGGATCGAAGATGCCTTCGGCCTCGCGCGGCAATTGGCAGCGACCGTGCCCTTGCGGCTCGAAGTCATGACCAAGGCGGCTCGCGGCTATCATCTCATTGAGGGCGACGGTCCGCAGATCGAAAAAGCCGGCGCGATCAAGCTCGATCGCAAGGCTTCGGCGGCGACCGGATTTCAGACGGTCGCTTCGCTTTGCATTCACCACTTCGCTGCGAATGAAAGGGTCTTTCTCGCGACAGGCATGCCTGAAGCCCTGCATCAGATGCGCGTTGCCATTCGCAGGCTGCGTTCGCTGATGTCTTTTTTCGACGATATGCTGCCTGCCGAAGAGATCGGCCCGCTTCGCGTCGAGATAGGCCGGCTCTTCAAAAGCCTTGGCACGGCGCGCGATCTCGATGTCCTCCTGGCGGCTTTGCGGACGGACGAAGGCCTGCATGCGTCGGCGGCCATTCTGACGCAAATCCAGCAGGAGCGCGACGCGGCCTATGAGCGTTTGATGGCCTTGCTGCGGTCGCAGCCCTTTTGTCTGACCATGCTCGACCTTCTGAACTTTGTCGAATGTGGCTCTTGGATGAAGGCCGGTCGAAAGACGCGCGGCGCCGAAAAGCTGAGCTCGCACGCCGCTCTTATCTTGAAACGCCAACGCAAGAAGATGCGCAAATTCAACGCGGCGTCGCATCTCGAAGCGGAGAAACGCCATAAGCTTCGCATCCAGGCGAAGAAACTTCGTTATGCCTGCGAATTCTTTGGCGATCTTTTCAATGGCCCTAAGGCGCGGCATCGCAAACGCGATATGTCCAAGCTGACCGAAGATCTCCAGGACGCGCTGGGCCAGCTCAATGATCGTGTGTTCATGCAGCAGAAGCTCGCCCAATGGACCGGCGTGACGCATGACCCAGATGCCGCGCGGCTGGCAGAGGCGGAGGCGTCGGAAGGGGATTTGATCAAAACGGCGGAGACCGCGCAGACGCAACTCTTGAAGCAAAAGCGATTTTGGAGCTGA
- a CDS encoding TolC family protein: MRCRSFMRCLHSASIAISMLSLGGCVGFSPDGGLAPAADVAAERLGKTIVKIGSDEDEANAQARVAKLLGRPLTVDAAVEVALLRNKDLQAAFNDLGVSEARFVAASLPPEPQVSIERLAGEGDVEVVRQIMISLYALATLPERQEIATERFRSAQWRAAGQVMTLARQVNRQYFMTVAARNEAALLEKSVAAAQASAELGKQLGEAGNLNKLEQAREDAFYTELGAKLADARLTAQAEREKLTRLMGLWGQDISFRLAKDLPPLPKRIVTEHDVEATALAERVDLKAARHDLDALAGRLGLTRATRYVSDVSLAAGDDVEWAGPNGGSKLGTPPNSKLDRGSFTVNFTIPIYDFGESKVRDARATYLAAANRLAQRAIDVRSQAREAYMRARGKYDLARYYAERVLPLRQTILDQSSLQYNGMLVDIPQLIIDARDRIASSINALNARRDFFIAEAELKAALVGNGPDAAPQSEGAPVPAVADAAN, encoded by the coding sequence ATGAGGTGCCGCTCGTTCATGCGCTGCCTTCATAGTGCGAGCATTGCGATCTCCATGCTCTCGCTTGGCGGCTGCGTCGGCTTTTCGCCGGACGGCGGCCTCGCGCCCGCGGCCGATGTCGCCGCCGAAAGGCTGGGCAAGACCATCGTCAAGATCGGTTCGGACGAAGACGAAGCGAATGCACAGGCGCGGGTCGCCAAGCTCTTGGGCAGGCCGCTCACGGTCGACGCGGCCGTCGAGGTCGCGCTTTTGCGCAACAAGGACCTGCAAGCTGCTTTCAACGATCTCGGCGTCTCCGAGGCCCGTTTCGTCGCGGCAAGCCTGCCGCCCGAACCGCAGGTCTCGATCGAACGGCTCGCCGGCGAGGGCGATGTCGAAGTCGTGCGGCAGATCATGATCAGCCTTTATGCCTTGGCGACATTGCCGGAACGTCAGGAGATCGCGACGGAGCGCTTCAGATCGGCGCAATGGCGGGCCGCGGGCCAAGTCATGACTTTGGCGCGGCAGGTCAACCGTCAATATTTCATGACTGTCGCGGCGCGGAACGAAGCCGCGCTCCTCGAAAAATCGGTCGCCGCGGCGCAAGCCTCGGCCGAGCTTGGAAAGCAGCTTGGTGAAGCCGGCAATCTGAACAAGCTCGAACAAGCGCGCGAGGATGCTTTCTACACCGAGCTCGGCGCGAAGCTCGCGGACGCGCGGCTGACCGCGCAAGCCGAGCGTGAAAAGCTTACGCGGCTCATGGGTCTTTGGGGCCAGGATATTTCATTCAGATTGGCCAAGGATCTTCCGCCTTTGCCGAAGCGCATCGTGACGGAACACGATGTCGAGGCGACGGCTTTGGCCGAGCGCGTCGATCTCAAGGCCGCCCGTCACGATCTCGATGCGCTCGCGGGCAGGTTGGGGCTGACGCGCGCGACGCGTTATGTCAGTGATGTCAGCCTCGCGGCCGGCGACGATGTGGAATGGGCCGGCCCTAATGGCGGATCGAAGCTCGGAACCCCGCCGAACAGCAAGCTCGATCGCGGCAGCTTCACCGTCAATTTCACGATTCCGATCTATGATTTCGGTGAGAGCAAGGTCCGCGACGCGCGCGCGACCTATCTCGCCGCCGCGAACCGGCTGGCGCAGCGCGCGATCGACGTCCGTTCGCAAGCGCGCGAAGCCTACATGCGCGCGCGCGGCAAATATGATCTCGCGCGCTATTACGCGGAGCGCGTGCTGCCTTTGCGCCAGACGATACTCGACCAATCGTCGCTGCAATATAACGGGATGCTGGTGGATATTCCGCAGCTCATCATCGACGCGCGCGACCGCATCGCGAGCAGCATCAATGCGCTCAATGCGCGGCGCGATTTCTTCATCGCGGAAGCAGAACTCAAAGCGGCGCTCGTCGGCAATGGGCCGGATGCGGCGCCTCAGTCCGAAGGCGCGCCGGTACCGGCGGTCGCCGACGCGGCGAATTAG
- a CDS encoding multicopper oxidase family protein, producing the protein MALFEQPTRRGLLGTGGLVLAQAAMISGRAQAAALPEAPIMRDAKMQPPVAPSSGPDYHPVATLNGWALPFRMNGDWKEFHLLAEPVVREIAPGMSAHLWGYNGQSPGPTIEAVEGEKVRIFLTNHLPEATTIHWHGQVLPNGMDGVAGLTQPAVPPGKTFVYEFVLKRSGTFMYHPHSDEMVQMAMGMMGSFIVHPRDPEFRRVDRDFVFLMSAYDIEPGAYTPKVNEMTDFNIWTFNARVFPGIDPLVAAQGDKVRLRYGNLTMTNHPIHIHGTSFRVTGTDGGWVDPAASWPEVAVDCAVGQMRAIEFVAEAPGDWAVHCHKSHHTMNAMGHQVRNYIGVDLNRTAKSIQKYVPGYMPMGTGSAMADMQMRLPENTLPMMSGDGPFGAIEMGGMFTVLKIRQGLAKGDYADPGWYQHPQGTVAYEWKEAALPEPATGKPPGAQHADYQAVDPRRARRHFGHE; encoded by the coding sequence ATGGCGCTCTTCGAACAACCCACGCGACGCGGCCTTCTTGGCACCGGCGGCCTTGTGCTGGCACAGGCGGCGATGATCAGCGGCCGCGCGCAGGCGGCGGCTCTGCCGGAGGCGCCGATCATGCGCGACGCCAAGATGCAGCCGCCCGTCGCGCCGTCGAGCGGGCCCGACTATCATCCCGTCGCAACGCTCAACGGCTGGGCTCTGCCGTTCCGGATGAATGGCGATTGGAAGGAGTTCCATCTTCTTGCCGAGCCGGTGGTGCGCGAGATCGCGCCCGGCATGAGCGCGCATCTTTGGGGCTATAATGGCCAAAGCCCAGGCCCGACCATCGAGGCGGTCGAAGGCGAGAAGGTGCGCATCTTCCTCACCAATCATCTGCCGGAGGCAACGACCATTCACTGGCACGGACAGGTCCTGCCGAATGGCATGGATGGAGTCGCCGGCCTCACGCAGCCAGCCGTGCCGCCGGGCAAGACCTTCGTCTATGAATTCGTGCTGAAGCGCTCCGGCACCTTCATGTATCACCCGCATTCGGACGAGATGGTCCAGATGGCGATGGGCATGATGGGATCTTTCATCGTGCATCCGCGCGACCCGGAGTTCCGCCGGGTGGATCGCGATTTCGTCTTCCTCATGAGCGCCTATGATATAGAGCCTGGCGCCTATACGCCAAAGGTCAATGAGATGACGGATTTCAACATCTGGACCTTCAATGCGCGGGTGTTTCCGGGCATCGATCCGCTCGTTGCCGCGCAAGGCGACAAGGTCCGCCTGCGCTATGGCAATCTCACGATGACCAACCATCCGATCCATATTCATGGCACGAGTTTCCGTGTCACCGGCACGGATGGCGGCTGGGTCGATCCGGCGGCCTCCTGGCCGGAAGTCGCGGTCGATTGCGCGGTCGGTCAGATGCGCGCCATCGAATTTGTGGCGGAGGCGCCGGGCGATTGGGCGGTGCATTGCCACAAGTCGCATCACACGATGAATGCGATGGGGCATCAGGTCAGAAATTATATCGGCGTCGATCTCAATCGCACGGCGAAGAGCATCCAAAAGTATGTGCCGGGCTATATGCCGATGGGGACCGGCAGCGCCATGGCCGATATGCAGATGCGATTGCCCGAAAATACTTTGCCGATGATGTCGGGCGACGGGCCGTTCGGCGCGATCGAAATGGGCGGCATGTTCACCGTCTTGAAGATCAGGCAGGGTCTCGCGAAAGGCGATTACGCCGATCCCGGCTGGTACCAGCATCCGCAAGGCACCGTCGCCTATGAGTGGAAAGAGGCCGCATTGCCCGAGCCCGCGACCGGCAAGCCGCCAGGGGCGCAACATGCCGATTATCAAGCGGTCGATCCCCGCCGTGCCCGGCGCCATTTTGGCCATGAGTGA